The following coding sequences are from one Macaca nemestrina isolate mMacNem1 chromosome 1, mMacNem.hap1, whole genome shotgun sequence window:
- the LOC105474758 gene encoding uncharacterized protein: MIRQFHFWVHTPKICKETPVLRVLPSSGGSSPQGGAPAPATRLAPSESLVRRSPSLRPLACLSSPLPQSHQHGAKARGAPPGRKHLKSGFSAASGSTGRATFSLCAHLGATSPAEVGANGAVPLQRPLLPPHHGANSVQPKRINACGRGRFRRRFQPTDPPCTSLMPFTGISPRRTSSITSSSLKKDRPCVLLGRFSWSERFLKECDEKIREEHEELEHKTGRTG, translated from the coding sequence ATGATCcgacaatttcacttctgggtacaTACTCCAAAAATTTGTAAAGAGACTCCAGTCCTCAGGGTGCTCCCGTCCTCAGGCGGCTCCAGTCCTCAGGGGGGCGCTCCAGCACCCGCGACCCGCCTGGCTCCATCTGAGTCCCTGGTTAGGCGCTCTCCGTCCCTGCGTCCCCTCGcctgcctctcctctcctcttccgcAGTCGCACCAGCATGGCGCCAAGGCGCGAGGAGCCCCGCCGGGAAGGAAGCATTTGAAGTCAGGGTTCAGCGCCGCGTCCGGAAGCACAGGACGTGCGACCTTCAGCCTTTGCGCCCACCTGGGCGCCACCAGCCCCGCAGAAGTAGGTGCGAATGGAGCTGTCCCGCTCCAGAGACCTCTCCTTCCGCCTCACCATGGAGCAAATTCTGTGCAGCCTAAGAGAATAAACGCATGCGGAAGAGGGCGTTTCAGACGCCGTTTCCAACCGACAGATCCACCTTGTACTTCTCTGATGCCATTCACGGGCATTTCTCCTCGAAGGACTTCATCTATAACATCCTCATCATTAAAAAAAGACAGGCCTTGTGTACTCTTGGGCAGGTTCAGTTGGTCTGAACGTTTTCTGAAAGAATGTGATGAGAAAATTCGAGAAGAGCATGAAGAACTCGAGCACAAAACTGGCAGAACAGGGTGA
- the LOC105474773 gene encoding olfactory receptor 2M3, with translation MAWENQTFNSDFILLGIFNHSPTHTFLFFLVLAIFSVAFMGNSAMVLLIYLDTQLHTPMYFLLSQLSLMDFMLICTTVPKMAFNYLSGSKFISMAGCATQIFFYTSLLGSECFLLAVMAYDRYIAICHPLRYTNFMRPQICGLMAAFSWILGSTDGIINVVATFSFSYCGSREIAHFFCEFPSLLILSCNDTSIFEKVLFICCIVMLVFPVAIIIASYARVILAVIHMGSGEGHRKAFTTCSSHLTVMGMYYGAGLFMYIHPTSDRSPMKDKMVSVFYTILTPMLNPLIYSLRNKEVTRAFKKMLGKGKSGERVTS, from the coding sequence ATGGCATGGGAGAATCAGACCTTCAACTCTGACTTCATCCTCCTGGGAATCTTCAATCACAGCCCCACCCAcaccttcctcttctttctggtCCTGGCCATCTTTTCAGTGGCCTTCATGGGAAACTCTGCCATGGTTCTCCTCATCTACTTGGACACTCAGTTACACACCCCCATGTACTTCCTCCTCAGCCAACTGTCCCTCATGGACTTCATGCTCATCTGCACCACTGTACCCAAGATGGCCTTCAACTACTTGTCTGGCAGCAAATTCATATCTATGGCTGGCTGTGCCACACAAATTTTCTTCTATACATCACTGCTTGGCTCTGAATGCTTTCTGTTGGCTGTTATGGCTTATGACCGCTATATTGCCATTTGCCACCCTCTGAGATACACCAATTTCATGAGACCCCAAATTTGTGGACTTATGGCTGCCTTCTCCTGGATCCTGGGCTCCACCGATGGAATTATCAATGTTGTAGCTACATTTTCCTTCTCCTATTGTGGGTCTCGGGAAATAGCCCACTTCTTCTGTGAGTTCCCTTCCCTACTAATCCTCTCATGCAATGACACATCAATATTTGAAAAGGTTCTTTTCATCTGCTGTATAGTAATGCTTGTTTTCCCCGTTGCAATCATCATTGCTTCCTATGCTCGAGTTATTCTGGCTGTGATTCACATGGGATCTGGAGAGGGTCATCGCAAAGCTTTTACTACCTGTTCCTCTCACCTCACAGTGATGGGAATGTACTATGGAGCAGGTTTGTTTATGTACATACACCCCACATCTGATCGATCCCCAATGAAGGACAAGATGGTGTCTGTATTCTACACCATTCTCACTCCCATGCTGAATCCCCTCATCTACAGCCTCCGCAACAAGGAAGTGACCAGAGCATTCAAGAAGATGTTAGGAAAGGGAAAGTCTGGAGAGAGAGTTACCTCATAA